GAATGACTTTCCAGAGCATGTTACCTTTAAGCAAAATCCAgcttaatgaagaaaaattgttttgtttcatttactcTGAGAACTTATGTGCTTTGTTTCACTGTTCTGCTAAGTTTAAAGAGTTAACTCTTAAgtgttcacacacacacacaacagctAGGTGAACTACGGAAGTACAAGGAGAACACAGTTATCCCCAGCATATCTAACTGCACACTGGAACAACCAACTGATCTTATTTAAAAAGCTAATCAGTGTATACCACACTGGTTTTGTACTTCCACTTTTGCAGAATATTTGTGTGCTTTCTCAAaacaaattcccattttcagcTTGATTTGTCTCCACGTCAAGGGGGCACCTTAGTTTAAGCTATACCTCATTACAAACCAAGGTTTTTAGTTAACCCAACTATAGCAATACAGTATCAGCACACTTCCCAATGTGTATGGCTAGCACTAGCAAGTCATACACACACTGATCTAGGCCATATCAGAGTAGCAGTAACCAGctcaaaaaattcaaatttaactTAGCCAGGAAAATAAATGCCCTATGCAAGGATCAGGGCAGTGTTTCTCCCCACCCTCTTCTTTAATGATGGGTACTTCATGCATAAAACCAGAGAAGCTTACTAGGAGTATATCACATCAAACTATCTCATACCTCTGTGTAAAACAGAGGGAATGCTCCTTAGACTGGCAAGATTTATAATGTTTTCCTGTCAGCTGCAGCAAACAGAACAGACCTTCAACGCTCAAgagacattttttccccatgtgaAGTATCTTATGAAACTCTGTGACTTTGAAGTACTTTTCCAGCACGGGCCCCCTGCTGGTGCAGAAACACATCAGGAGTCAGAGACACCCTGACCAGCACTGCCCTTGCACCACAGCAACTCCAACACCACCGCTCTCCAGAACACATACAGATGCGGACAGCTCAAAAGTCACTACTGCTAATACAACTTTGATTAATAATAAAGGCTCATCTAACTGCACCAAACAGCAGTCCAtcagcattttttcccctgtcccTAATGCAGTCAGAAAATCTTCATAtgcaataaagaaataaatttagcACCTAGTGGAAATTATGAAATAATCTAACAATAACAGTTTTACCTTAAGCATTTAAGCACTAGGACCAGGAGGACAAATGCTTCTGAGCCAGAGTGCACACccatcaaaaaagaaaaaaatccaagaaaactCACCAGTTTAACAGCTTCCTGAGCTGCTTCTTTAGTACAAAAAGTGACAAAAGCATATCCTCTGTTTAGACCAGTTAGTGGATCCATCATTAAGCGGAGATCCCATATAGGTCCTGCCTTCTCAAATAATGGAACAAGTTCATCTTCAAACAAGTCTCTCGGAATCTTGCCCACAAATATCTACAACAGACATACAAAGCACTGTTTATAAAAAGTATTTCCAATGAGTAAGTCTACATCTGCATAAACATCTCCTTCTTACCTCTGTACCAACAGAAGGTTGCTGTCCTGAATATACAGACTCTGGAGGAGGTCCACCATATTTCCTCTGTCCAGTAGTCACATCAAGAGTGTAGCCAGTTCTCTCCAACAGTGCCTTCAAGCAAAAActtaagattttaaaatcacatacaAACTGAGCAAGGTTACCTGCACTTCATTCACAGACAGACATGCTTCTAATTCCTTTTAAACTGTACTGCTTTGAAGATCCCACAAACAAATCTACTGCTGGTACTTCAACAAGAAACTTGCAAAACAATTAACAGAACTATTAGGTAAAGAAACACTGCTAGAAAATTAGAGATTCACATCCAGCTTTCCCAATTCcttcattttcattaaaaaaaaaaagccaagtaaTATAATAGTAACAGAGCTTCCCTTTAATTAGGAAGATCTTAGTCTGAGCCACTTCTTGTTTTGGCATGTCCAATCCTGCAGACGTTTATGCAGAAGAGTTCCCTGCACTTAATGAGATTACTCATAAGTGTGAAGTTAAAGAACACATGTTTAAGTGCTTACACCCCTGGTACAGGGGTGCTGTACAGACTGCTTCAGGTACCCAACAACCAAAGTGATAGTACTACTTCCTTTCTCTTATCCCCCCTTCAAATTCCTTGTGGGCTTATACAGGATCCCAGGACAACTAGCCCTCACTGGAACCACTGCAGGTAGTTATAGATATAGGCAGATATTGTTACAGGCATAATACCAACTTAAAATGCTAGCTGACATTCAGTATGCAAACACATGAGAAATTCCTCTGAAATTAAGTCTTTCTTAATAATTTTGTACAAAGACAAATCAGCTCTACACACAAAGAAACTGCATATTAAACAAGCCAAATTATAGTCAAGAGTTAGCAATTTTACAACAACAAATCTGCAGTTATTTTAAATGCTAGAGCCATCAGCAGTAAAAGCCATACTACTTGAAGTTATTAACCAAGTCCTCATAATATTGTTGTTTTATGTGGCAGTGACAAAAACTGcaccagtttttttttttttaatttacaattaATAGCATCTCAGCCTCAAAGCCAAGagaaaatttgattttctaATTTTATAGGATACATAGTTATTTGTATCAATCATTTTATACTATACCTTAAGTGTCAAAGAAGAAAGattctctggggttttttatgaCACCACCTAAACATGCTTAGATAGTTTTCCATCTCTTAAGCTTTGGTAAAgttgatttaaatattttaaaataaatcattataTGCCTAACACTTGAGAAAGGAGTCTCTTGCTAGCAGCAGATGTGgtcaaaaaaataatttacctgTTCAGACAGTTTGGGGTACAGTTTATGAGCAGAGTGATTATGTCATAAGAAGTGGGCTAAATCCTAAATCCATTACAATCTGTTTTTTCAAACACGTGGTATCTCCTCCCTATTGTGGAGTTGCTCTAAATCTAAACTAAGGGGGCGGAGTggaataacaacaaaaaaaaccagaacacaAAAAACAATCAGCAATAGCTGAACTTAAGCATTTTGAACTTCAGTAACTATGCTGACAAACATGCACAAACTTTTTACTGCAAAATAGAGTAACTCTCTCAATAAGACATACAGCAAACTGTGAAACCTTTTTCACTTTTATATGTTCAGTTCCAGCAATATATTAACTTTCTACTTGAAAAGGAAGAAGTGCAAGACAAAATTTCAAGTGACAGCTTTCAACAATGACAAATATGACAAATACTCTGTAATAATCTTTTCTAAAAAAAGCACAGTTTGAAAACAACCAACATAACTATCACAACaactcagaaaaagaaacaacaggTAGACCTCATAACTTTAATTTTTACTGACATACCTTAATTTTTGCCTCATCTGGTCCTTTGCTAGAATCTGCCACCTTGGTCCCCTGTTTTTCCCTCTGCCTGTATGTCTTCATGACTCCACATAAAAAGGCACTTTTGTTCTGCAAAAGATACAATCTTCAGTTCTGAAAACATGACAAGCCAGAATCTCTTTTTACCTTGAACTAATACAGTGTTCACTTTACACATGACATCCGATCACTGAAGAGACTCAGACCTCTTCCCAGACAACTAACAGTTTATCCCTCAACAATTACACTGTAAACTGCTAAATGTTACCTGAACGTGTGAGAGATCACTGTCTTTAAACTGCTGAAGCACTGCCAGTGCACCTTCTTCATTGAATTCCTTTAAAGCTTCAATAGCTCTTTCATCTAGATCACTATGTGCAACTAGGcctagagaaaagaaaaaaattactaattaTATTTAGTCCGTAATCTTTGTAAAACCTAATGTAGCATCCCTAACACATTTCCGTGACCTCTAAATCAATTACTGATTAAAATAAGTTACCATGCATAAAAAACCATTTAGTTCCTTTGAAGTTAAATATTTAAGGATATATAATCctttaattaaaaccaaaaagagaTAACACTCAGAGTAAAAGTTATTACATTTATGTGTTCATTTGACTTCTGTGAAACCCAGATGTTACATGGGCCAAGTTTAATTTCAATATCCTGAATCTGAATTCAGAGAAGCCTATCAAAACCTACCAAAGCCTGACTTAGCTTGCTTAGCAATGGTACCTTGGTACACTTTTAGAAGactataaatacaaataaactgCAGCACTAAAAATGGCCATCACACTCCAAAATCAAGCCTTAAAAAATGCTGGCTATTACCACATCTGAAAAAACCAACACCATAACTTCTACATCCATAAGCCCAAACACCATGTCAGGAAGTATCACTTGCACACGAAGATGCATACCAAGGCTTTAGTTTCTTACTGTTACCTGCAATTACTGCAAAAAATGCACAAAGACCACATCACCTGCTCCTCCTAAAAATCATCTGTTGCctattccagctgctgctctggtccCCTACATACTTCTTCCCACCTGTCAGCCCAAGTAGCCTGGGACTTTCCTCTGAAAGATACTACAATAAATTGAAGTACTGAGTCTAAAACATCCAGATTTTGGTAAGACTGCAGTTCCCGTACTTTTGGAAACCACAAAAAGTTGCTATTTTATCCCAAAGACAGCAGAATCCAATAAAACATTGTACGTGTAGTTTTGCAAGTCTTAGATCTTACCTGCAACGTAAATTTCATCTAGTTTTTCAGCAACTTTCTGTGGTAAACCAGCATCAAGCAATGTCTGGAAATGCTCAGAATGGGTAACTGCAGCAGAAGTATCCATGGGCTCTTCAGTACCATTCCCATTAACATGTTCAGTAGCCATGTTTCCAGATATCTGTTCAAATGCAATAAGCATAAAAATTAAGCTAGATATATCTTCAGGTACAACAATTCAAGGGACAATACATGCAACAGACTATCCTAGTCTTTGAAAGTCgtgggaaaaaatataaaaaatagcAGATCACCGCCctgacacttttttttcttagctttgCAAGGCGCAGGAAATTCCTCACAAGAAGCACTAACACAAAGGAAAGCCCTAACACCACTGCCTAGGGGGGGTGGGGTAGCTTTCACTGCAGGTTTTACACAACCCAGACAGACACTGACTCACCTCCCCTCTCTCTAACGCACTCCCTAAGACACTCCGAACAAGTTAGAAATGGAGCAAAAAGGCCAGAGCGGGGGTGGCAGGACAAGCAAACCTGCCACATGCACCGCGATACCGTCACTGACACTCGCTGCCGCCTCCACCGCCCGCTGCAAACTCGCTGTCCCTCGGCTCACGCAGCCTCTCCAGGCCCCGGGCGCGGCCGGGATCCCTTCCCGCCTCCACTTCGGTGCCGGCCGGGCAAGCGAGAGGAACAAAGCGCTCTTCCCAGCCCGCACCCACccacggcggcggcggccatGAGCCCGATGGAAACACGTGCTCCGCGCGTTCAGATGTCCTACAACTTCCTCCAGTGACCGacttccccccctccccgcaACACTCCCGCGGGAGGAGCGGCTCCCCCCCGCCCGGAGCCCCGGCCATTCCCCACCTCTCACCCTATTCCCCCCGGAGAGCGGGTTGCAACACCCCGGGCCCGATTTCACCACCCGGCCGGGAGCTCGCGGAgcctcccggccccgccgccgcctcccggccACACTCCTGTCCGGAACAATGCAAGGCCCCGTTTCCCAGCCAGGAAACGCCGCTGCCCATCGCCCACCGCCTCCCGACGTGACCGGGACCACGCCAAACCCGGGCGACCCCGCTCTCCGCGCACACGCTGGCCCACCGAGGCCGCCGTTCGTCCCCTGCCCCTCACGGGCAATGAAtggagcggcggggccggcgggacAATAAGGCGGGAGCCACGCGCCCCACGCCGGCCCGGCTCGGGTGGTGCctcggccgccgccgccacgCCGGGGCCGCGCACCGGCCCGgccggcccccgcccgcccgaCAGCGGCGGCCACGAAGGCAgcgccagcagctcctccacccATCGCGCAGCGCCCCGGCTCCACAGCGCTGCAGGGCCCCAGCGTGCGCCTCCCGCCCTCCGCCGCCTCAGCCCGCTCTGCCACCCGGCCCGCTTCCACCCCGCCACCGCCCGGCCGCCCTGACCTGTGTGTGTCTGCGGGGTGAGAACCGCCGTGTGCCAAGGGTCTCTCGGGGCGCGGGTCGCGGCTCGGCGTGCTGAAGCGCTGGCCCCGTTCCGCGCTCCCGCGGCGGTGTGTCcgggcagtgctgctgctggagctggcgtAAAATGGCGGCCGCTCGAGCGCTCacgccgctgctgctgctgctgctgctggcaccagcccCGGCCCCTTCCACTCCGCGCGGGGGGGGCGGGCGGAGGGCgggcgggagcggagcggggggagagggaagagaagaggaggaggaggaggaggaggaggcgccGCCGCGCGCGCTGGCGCAGCCCCAAAACCCGGGGTCTCCCAGGCAGCTCCGCAAGGGTTATATCGCCGAGCCCCGCCCGCGCGCGCGCGCCCGCCCTCCCCTCCGTTCGCCCCACGCGCGCGCTCTCCGCCTTCCATGCGGAGCGGAGCGCGCCGCTGCCTCGCCGtgtccctccctctctccttcccgCGGGAAGCGCTGCCcggcgaggcggcggcggcgggacgAGCCCCGCGCGCGGACCGCGCGCTCCCCGGCGCCGCCCGCCTGCACCTGTGCGGGTTCGGCGCTGGCGGAGCGGCCGTGGCCGGAGCGGGATTGGGCGAGCGGCCGTTCCCACGGCGCGCAGGTGGCACAAAAGGGGGGAGAACGGCGGCCGCAGGAGGGGGGGCCTGGGGAGAAAGTCCCGGCCCGCGGCGGGGAGGGGACGGAGGAGACAAAGCCACGCAGACAAAGGGAGGGGAGAGCCACGCTTTGTGTGGCTGCCGGCCAGGCCAGCCCGGCGGCGCTCGGCGTTCCCGCACTGGAGACGGGAGGCGCCTCGCCCCTGCCCAGAGGggcgccccgccccggcccctcGCACTGCCCGCCCGCCAGAGCCGCCGCgcggaggcagagctgggccgGGGGAACGAACGGGAGCTTCCTTCAGGCTCCGCGCGGCGGGGCGGTGtccggcggggcccggggcgggggtcGGCGGAGGGAAGGCGGTGAACGCAGCGCAGGCTGGGGCGCCGCGCAGCTCCAGCGCCGGAATTCCGCAGAACGGGCCCGGGAACGGGGCCTTTGCCTCGCAGGCACGCTTGGAGCGCACCCGCGGTGCTGATTTAACTTTCTCCTGATGGCCCCAGTGGAATGCGGGTCTGCCTGCACAGCGCTGTCAGAGGCGGGCTCCGTGCTGCAGCGTACACTTCacagtcccagctctgggcacgtCGTGCTCGCGCACCCCGCACGAGAAACTTGGAAAGCGACCGACTGATCTCTGCCAGAGCTGCGTGTCCAGATAAAGACAGCAAAACGGAGGCAGGAAGGCACATACAGTATTACTCACTtccccagaggcagctcagccacaAGTagagcagtgcctgctgccCCTGAGCCCGGCCGAATACTTCCAGCATATCTCCAGTACTTTAAAAGCACTTGAACCTGTGCAGTGGAGTAAGCACCGACAATTACAGGGTTAGTTCAGTGACAACAAACGCTCATGTGCTGGCGTGTAAGTATGTGAAACATACAGCTGGTATTCAGTgatacaaggaagaaaaaagatcaACTATTCGATTCAGTAAGACATCATTAAAAGCTGGACCACTCAGATTTGTCTGAAATCGCAACAAATACAAGGCAGATGTACACCATCAAATAGTCCAgctaatttttaattcaaaaatttGATAAAAGGTAATTTTTATTCTGACTTTGCTCCACTTTTACAAAAATGAAAcctcctgaaaaaaatttagtAAAACGAAAGCTAACTTTCCTAGTGGAAATCTGAGTGGTATTTTTAAGCATATACttcataaaaatacatattcttTTTTCCATTCAAAAGTTAATAACTTTTTCCAAGAACATAGTTGTCAGCTGGGCAGTGAAAGAAATATTCTCAAAAACTACCCTGGGGagcattttttcacatttccaatttttccagttttggaGGATTTGCACCAAAGCATGTTGTTTTCAGATGTTTACAGAAGGCGTTTCAGTGTTATGTTTATAGTACAGATGTGGCCCAGACTATTGCCTAAATTTCATAAATGCATTTGTTGTCTGGAACTAATGAAAATAGTGAAAAATCACAGcattagggttggaagggatctctgggTATTATCCAGTCCAAtcccctgccaggagctggatcaCCTAGAGCAGGTTACTCAGGAAcatgtccaggtgggtttggaattctccagagagggagatcCACAaactccctgggcagcctgttccagtgctctgccaccctcaatgTAAAGAAATGATTCTTCATGTTGAGGTGGaactttttgtgttttattataATCCTCAGACAGTCAATCTGACTAACTGTGGCTAACTCTTGAGGAAGTAACTCCTGCTTTCAGGCCCATTTCTAGAAGAAAActtttttaagctttttaactttttaaatttaactttttccCCCATAAAATGGAatcaaaaccaataaaaaattAGGTTTAATGCAATTAACAGATTTGCACCCTTACTTAAAATCATAGCTGACCCAGAGTTGCAGTTATTTGATCCTTGGAAATTTTACATAGaaagcagggagcacagagtCTGACACACAATTCCTTCAAGTATAGTTCCATTATTTGCCCTAATATCAAAGCCAAAAGTGGCATACCCAGGAAAACCCTGAGATTAGCTCAATTGGGTAGAGCATCATGCTAATGGGACCAAGTCAAGGGCTTAATCCCTGcattcacttaagagttggactcaatgatccttgtgggtcccttccaactcagaatattctgtaattctatgaaAACATCCATGAAACCAGTGGGGGTGTTTCTTTTTAACCATGTAAAACATTGATTGAAAAAATACCCTTGCCAGGAACACCTGCAGGTGACTTAGATTTACTTAGATGAGGAGCTTCTCTGCTCATACCTGGCAGTTTGACAGCTTCTCACCATAATGAAAGTTGTGTTGATTTCCAGATTTTCCTGGTATATGAAAACCCTGCCTGCTTCTGTTCCAGTTACAGCCATTGCAGAATCTCCCTGAAGCCACAGCTGGACTTCTGTTCCTCCCAGCACATCCATGTAAAGCCAGTGATTACAACAAGACCAACTACAGAGTAGCACAGataaagcagcaaaaaataattttaatttgacAAAGAGACTATTTTTTGCTTTGGAGCAACTTACATACCTTTAAACAATCATATCctaaacaaagaacaaaaaatctAGGAAACTCATCAGGAATCTTACCTTCAGTTTCTATGATGCCTCACCTTTCCAAAGTGTGTACTCGTTAGAAATTGAGGCTTGTCTGTAGAATTCACTGAACTTGAGCTATGAAATGCACCAACTATAGCCCTAGAGGGTGGATCACTCTGGTCATGCAGCAAATGTCATCACTTGTAATAACAAAACAagctccttgtgctgtgtctgccaCAGCAGAATTCTGAAATCAATGAGCCACTCCTGGGGTTTCTCACCAGTGTGCTTTTCAAGCCATTCCCTGCCCTTAGCCTGGTTGGTAAGGCTGCCAAGTTAttaatatatctatatattataAAGATACTTCAGGAAAGGATTGCTGTATTTTATTCAAGGTAGTGCACAGCTGGGTAGTGGCCTATTTGCCCTGCAAGATCTCCTTGGTAAAAAAAAACTATTTGGGGAAATACCTGTTTAATTAAAAGTTTATGCTGTTTCTCCCTTTTATCAGTCAAATTCTGTGTCTTAAAAGATAGGTTGTATTATAAAATGCAAGGCCTGTGTGTCTAAGGAGAAAAATGCAAGTCAGAAACTAATGAAAAGGAGATGAATCACATATATGAAactttattcagaaaaaatacttttcatatATGACTGTCTCAGTCTTTAATATGCAGATTTGAGAATCCTTCCATTCTATAAAAAGTAGCTTACCATCTAAAATTGTCATACAATTCAGCAAAGGAACTTTACTAACATAACTAAtggtaatattttcttttaacattcTTTCCAGTTATATCCTTTGTGCATATTCAAACTTTTTCAAATCTAGGCAGGGTAGCACTTCTTAAAGTCAGGGTTAATCCCCCTTATATTTAAACTATTTCTAAAGTTAACTTTGATTCTGCTGATTCTTCAAACACTCCACTTCTTCTAAgtccagaaaacaaaaggagcaaACAAAGCACTTGCAAATCCAGTATGATTCACATCAccagaggcaatgggcacaaactgaaatactctgaacatcaggaaacacttCTTCACTGTGAGAGTAACCAGGCACTGGCATcagttgcccagggaggttgtaGAGTCTCCATTCTCCAAGACATCCAAAACCTGTCTGGACATGGACCTGAGCATGTGGTGGGAGCAGACAGACAGATTCTGTGATACAGTTCTTTACCCTGGATCCAGTTCTATCCATGAGTTGATGcttctttccccctcccctcaccCAGTTAAAAACCCAAAGTAACTAAATTTTAACTAATGTTTGATTCTTCTAGTTCTGCAAGATGGAAGAGGAGTCTGATCCCACAGACTTGACACAATGCATTTCAAGGCTTTTGAGGTTAAAATCACCTGCATTCTGCTTAATATTTGCCCAGATAGTTGCAGGCAGAGAACAAGCCTGGCAATGAGGAAGAATGAGGCTTTCCCAGGAATGAATTCTGCTGTTGAATTTTATGTATAGACTGAAGGTGTTAAATTCTTCTCTCAGTTTTGTTTTATGTCTGTGCTATAGCAACACTGCCTGTGAAAGAAAGGATATCGAACTGCTCATTTCTGTGAAGTATCTATGttctaagtatttttttccaatatcaGTCACTGGTGTTGCCTCTGCCTCTTCGCTGTCAACATCATCCCCAAACAACAGGTACATCCACCTCCAAAAAAACTACTCCAGAGCTGACTTTGTAAGAAAGAGGCacaagagaagcagcagaaggtaGTTTAGTTCACATTCTGTTATTACCTTAAGTTTTTTTCTAACTTAAATTAGAAGGTTTTAACAGTTGTTTACCAGCTGAGGGTTCAGAGCAATCACTGTAGAATTCAATGTATTTGCAGTACACTGTAGGCTAACGTGCAAGTATTGAAATAGGACTGGAGGAGGagagcattttatttttgcatgctCAAAAGACAGTGAAGTCACTTCCACATGTATTATGGAAATGCCAACGGAAAGCCATCCCAAACTGACTATTGTCACTCAGAAAATAGGCCCAGCCTCTCAACAAAGAACTACAAATGGCACATGCTTACTGGCAAAAAAGCAGTGCCAAGATATTCAGAACCTATACCTTCGGTACAGATGAGACAGATGAGGAAACCTAATGCAGGCCTACAAGTCAGAAGTGGCATGGGGAAAACTAGAGGATAACTGCTCACTCATTCTTCCAGCAGAAGAACTAGGAAACATTAAATCAAACAGGTAGATagccaaaccaaaacccctACTTTTACCCACATGGAGCTAAAGGTGGGGGATTGCATTGGCACATGATGCTGCAGGTATTTCCATAAACATCCAAAATAACTAATTAATGCAAGAAACACCCATCTAAAATTGCTAAATGCAGAGCTAGAGATATCACCCCAATTTAAATTTTGCAACAGAAATTAGTAGAGAAATTGCGTAAACTGGGGGAGCATACCAGAATGTACTATTGTATCTATGCTTGCTCtatctttgtatttttctattaGCCAATATCCACTACTGGAAACGGAATATTCTGCTCTTCACTCTAACAATTGAAATACCTTGTCATTGCAGCAAGCAGAACATGCAATCACTAATCTGTTCCTTTCTTCCCAAATCCTTTCCACTTCCTGGAAAAGCATACATGCAAATGTTCCTCCAGATTCCCTCTAATCACATACTCCTCTTTCCACTATAGATCTATA
Above is a genomic segment from Zonotrichia leucophrys gambelii isolate GWCS_2022_RI chromosome 3, RI_Zleu_2.0, whole genome shotgun sequence containing:
- the LOC135444928 gene encoding serine/arginine repetitive matrix protein 1-like, with translation MHRDTVTDTRCRLHRPLQTRCPSAHAASPGPGRGRDPFPPPLRCRPGKREEQSALPSPHPPTAAAAMSPMETQRVATPRARFHHPAGSSRSLPAPPPPPGHTPVRNNARPRFPARKRRCPSPTASRRDRDHAKPGRPRSPRTRWPTEAAVRPLPLTGNEWSGGAGGTIRREPRAPRRPGSGGASAAAATPGPRTGPAGPRPPDSGGHEGSASSSSTHRAAPRLHSAAGPQRAPPALRRLSPLCHPARFHPATARPP